One Cupriavidus taiwanensis DNA window includes the following coding sequences:
- a CDS encoding tripartite tricarboxylate transporter TctB family protein, producing MDSQQAAAHAGAGISVKAVELAVALCLLAGALVVIWSNYSIGAGWAPDGPEAGYFPMRVGIIILACSVLVGVQALRADGAAVFATWQQLRQVGVILVPLTVYVGLIGLLGIYVASAAFVAGFMVWVGKSAWWKAVLIGVGINALLFWIFEIQFRVPLPKGPLEAALGY from the coding sequence ATGGATTCACAACAGGCAGCGGCGCATGCGGGCGCCGGCATCTCGGTCAAGGCGGTGGAACTGGCGGTGGCGCTGTGCCTGCTGGCCGGCGCGCTGGTCGTGATCTGGAGCAACTACAGCATCGGCGCCGGCTGGGCGCCGGACGGGCCGGAAGCGGGGTATTTCCCGATGCGGGTCGGCATCATCATCCTGGCCTGCAGCGTGCTGGTGGGCGTGCAGGCGCTGCGCGCGGACGGCGCCGCCGTGTTCGCGACGTGGCAGCAGCTGCGGCAGGTGGGCGTGATCCTGGTGCCGCTGACGGTGTATGTCGGCCTGATCGGGCTGCTCGGCATCTACGTGGCTTCGGCGGCCTTCGTCGCCGGTTTCATGGTCTGGGTGGGCAAGTCGGCGTGGTGGAAGGCCGTGCTCATCGGGGTCGGCATCAATGCCCTGCTGTTCTGGATCTTCGAGATCCAGTTCCGCGTGCCGCTGCCCAAGGGCCCGCTGGAAGCGGCGCTGGGCTA